A portion of the Leptospira noumeaensis genome contains these proteins:
- a CDS encoding alpha-2-macroglobulin family protein, with translation MRKLVLAFCLLFFLSSCNSITGLFRSIKRVIFPSSCRIEVKLDTTDLKYLEDLWDYQIMVSEDTNLIEFASAVEISPKPSNPKTEFSDYVSRDFSLDHWNFDPGVAYEIKIGKFYAENDCFLETPVSFKLPVMAKKPSFYLSRENIFESNLNKVLPISISNVPEFEIRSAELSIPVLVNAVATLGNRYYEFENNLSWKKTVWKSGIKVNSFGNQGMDIDPYFGSKPNSKGWVAFQLGAQVIGENNKEEFKKESIFLQSTNLGITTKLDPNTLHVWVHSLAKAEPVANTNMSLYEKGSLRGTCKTDKDGHCTLPAISDTKSLDKSVLIAEDSSGDKTFLHFNETHIEGYSDYYTENNVKGKIYFDRKLYRPGDRVEIKAVLADRKNGSLVPYASKSVNLQIRDSRGKDVSNTNLSSTGQGGVYAGYTIPSDAPLGHYSVSVYIPGKSYSVTYDTFQVEEFRPVNFMVNVNLANAVNRDQNVKGAVEGKYMFGAPMGGAKVSYSVLKRKRYINFDSFSNYDFSDTWYDYEDEYSDSHSDYVTGSEGVLDSKGLYSLDIPVQNLTRKFVTDGEDIEIADPFNLVVESSVFDVDGKSVTKSSSIPYNPSESYVGLKCNDRYQALDKPFQFGAISVNLQGKAVAGVELKAYIIYNDWTSVLSKGLGKFFFRSNQLTKKVVEVKKLVSKVEGVSFDYRAKDPGSYTILVLNKDKVFSRVDFYAYEKESYYTWDFRGDDSIELRTDKQEYKIGDKAKILIKSPLQNSRVIVTVERDSVYFKKSFLMKGNSAPLEIPIEESYLPNVDVNVVMLSGRLPVPEGLSSDDIKEFNEQDLGAPKAKTGSVTLKVNLASRTAPVVIKTDKQEYQPREQVKLSIQTNPGAELTVSVADRGVLDLVGYSFQSPVQMFYQYWYNIVKTFELRSMIIKHYIYENKGDSPGGDYGEDSGGGFSAESESGARKDFRYTAYWNPVVIADSSGNADLSFVLPDNLTTFRVMVASSSNGKFGASNSEFIVKKNLVLQKTVARFIRVGDSLELGGSITNNTKKKGKFKYKIDSKFLSEDKGWISIELAAGQTKEVLRTFQISESQYIKLKQSQPKEDIQLSYQISVEPETGAEFADLKKSDLSDSLIVTMPIKEFDPVTSVQFSGYTDSEHKTLISFPKKESILLNKGSLDIRMSGTALTALKSAFDFYESNPYFCMEQRTSAYLLSLSAGELLKEFQYKAPAKDSYDFTQIEKLFLDEMSEFQTTDGSFRVWKGYGRTGYPYLTAYITSVMQIGKEKGKRSNPKAYDLAIQYLQNYVKNPTETSINSYQTLSLIYSVLSKDKKDIRSLEKTLVDHFEELNLKSRGIFLTAYAETHKLESSDSDPVFKKLFSEYSNFIVYDKELFTLKPLKKNTDEYYYYSYYSSSTVLGNYLRLLLKVDSKNPRIVDLVKSIMVDRQNQFWSDSHSVGTIALALAEYRNRFESTSIDTEGQAIFGEKTLIDESFSSSSDSIYKEEITFDRLFEGKDPSGRPLLFKRTSAEGRLYFQSRLMYVPVKDTTTQKFNGLEIRKTLYRIDGRNSNGDPILKEVTNLERGSTYLVKVKILSNLEQAFGMIVDPIPSNTEIVNTSFLTEKKSDAEDTDVTNTYYGGYKEYRDDRVIFSEDYIKKGETEFNYILRPVAKGNSIMPASKTFLMYHPQFYGNTNTIRVKVE, from the coding sequence ATGCGTAAGTTGGTATTGGCCTTTTGTTTATTATTTTTCCTTAGCTCTTGTAATTCCATCACTGGACTTTTTCGATCCATCAAACGGGTTATTTTTCCAAGTAGTTGTCGAATCGAAGTCAAACTCGACACAACCGATCTCAAATACTTGGAAGACCTTTGGGACTACCAAATTATGGTTTCGGAAGATACCAACTTAATCGAATTTGCATCCGCTGTCGAAATTTCTCCTAAACCATCAAATCCAAAAACAGAATTTTCTGATTATGTTAGCCGTGATTTTTCTTTGGACCATTGGAACTTTGATCCAGGTGTTGCTTATGAAATTAAAATTGGAAAATTTTATGCGGAGAACGATTGTTTCTTAGAGACCCCAGTTAGTTTCAAACTCCCGGTGATGGCAAAAAAACCATCCTTCTATTTATCACGGGAGAATATTTTTGAATCCAATTTAAACAAAGTCCTTCCTATCTCCATTTCGAATGTTCCTGAATTTGAAATTCGTTCCGCGGAGTTGTCTATCCCGGTTCTTGTGAATGCAGTAGCAACATTAGGAAACCGTTATTATGAATTTGAAAACAACTTAAGTTGGAAAAAAACTGTATGGAAGTCTGGAATCAAAGTGAACTCGTTTGGAAACCAAGGGATGGACATAGATCCCTATTTTGGTTCCAAACCAAATTCTAAGGGATGGGTAGCATTTCAGTTAGGTGCCCAAGTCATTGGTGAAAACAACAAAGAAGAATTTAAAAAAGAGTCCATTTTTTTACAATCTACTAACTTAGGGATCACAACAAAATTAGATCCAAATACACTTCATGTATGGGTTCACTCTTTAGCAAAAGCAGAGCCAGTAGCAAATACAAATATGAGTTTGTATGAAAAAGGAAGTCTTCGTGGCACTTGTAAAACAGATAAAGACGGACATTGCACTTTACCTGCCATCAGCGATACAAAATCACTCGATAAATCCGTGTTAATTGCGGAGGATTCTTCTGGAGATAAAACCTTCCTACATTTTAATGAAACACATATCGAAGGTTATAGTGACTATTATACAGAAAACAATGTAAAAGGTAAAATTTATTTCGATAGAAAACTTTACAGGCCAGGTGATCGAGTTGAAATCAAAGCAGTGCTTGCTGACAGAAAGAATGGAAGTCTTGTTCCTTATGCTTCTAAATCGGTAAACTTACAAATTCGAGACTCTCGTGGAAAGGATGTATCGAATACAAATCTAAGTTCTACGGGTCAAGGTGGAGTATACGCAGGTTATACGATACCATCAGATGCACCGCTTGGTCATTATTCTGTATCTGTTTATATCCCTGGTAAATCTTATTCTGTAACCTATGATACCTTTCAAGTAGAAGAGTTCCGTCCTGTAAATTTTATGGTGAATGTGAATTTGGCAAATGCTGTTAACAGAGACCAAAATGTAAAAGGTGCGGTCGAAGGTAAGTATATGTTTGGGGCTCCTATGGGAGGAGCAAAGGTCAGTTATTCGGTATTAAAAAGAAAAAGATATATCAACTTTGACTCTTTTTCGAATTATGATTTTTCGGATACATGGTATGATTATGAGGATGAATATTCTGATAGTCATTCAGATTATGTAACTGGATCGGAAGGAGTTTTGGATAGTAAAGGTTTATATAGTTTAGATATCCCCGTTCAAAACTTAACTCGTAAGTTTGTGACTGATGGCGAAGATATAGAAATTGCCGATCCTTTTAATTTAGTAGTAGAATCTTCCGTATTTGATGTAGACGGAAAATCAGTCACCAAGTCTTCCAGTATTCCTTACAATCCATCCGAATCTTATGTTGGTTTAAAATGTAATGATAGATACCAAGCTTTGGACAAACCATTCCAATTTGGAGCTATATCGGTCAACTTACAAGGTAAAGCCGTTGCCGGTGTGGAACTAAAAGCATATATCATATATAATGATTGGACTTCCGTTTTGTCAAAGGGTCTTGGGAAATTTTTCTTCCGTAGCAACCAACTAACAAAAAAAGTTGTAGAAGTTAAAAAGTTGGTATCGAAAGTCGAAGGCGTTTCTTTCGATTATCGTGCAAAAGATCCAGGTAGTTATACTATTTTAGTTTTGAACAAGGATAAAGTTTTTTCGAGAGTTGATTTTTATGCTTACGAAAAGGAATCCTATTATACTTGGGACTTTCGTGGAGACGACTCCATTGAATTACGCACCGATAAACAAGAATACAAAATTGGAGATAAGGCAAAAATTCTAATCAAATCTCCACTTCAGAATTCTCGAGTGATTGTGACTGTAGAAAGAGATTCTGTATATTTCAAAAAATCATTTTTGATGAAAGGAAATAGTGCACCTCTTGAAATTCCCATTGAAGAATCGTATCTTCCGAATGTGGATGTCAATGTTGTTATGTTATCAGGAAGGTTGCCGGTTCCCGAAGGCCTTTCCTCTGATGATATCAAAGAATTTAACGAACAAGACTTAGGTGCTCCGAAAGCAAAAACGGGATCAGTCACTTTGAAGGTTAATTTGGCTTCTAGAACGGCCCCTGTAGTCATCAAAACAGACAAACAGGAATACCAACCGAGAGAACAAGTAAAACTATCAATCCAAACAAATCCTGGAGCAGAGTTGACTGTCTCAGTTGCTGACAGAGGTGTATTGGATTTAGTAGGTTATTCCTTCCAAAGCCCTGTCCAAATGTTCTATCAGTATTGGTATAACATTGTCAAAACATTTGAACTTCGTAGTATGATCATCAAACATTATATATACGAGAACAAAGGTGATAGTCCTGGAGGAGATTACGGCGAAGACTCTGGCGGAGGATTTTCGGCAGAATCGGAATCGGGGGCAAGGAAAGATTTTCGTTATACTGCTTATTGGAATCCAGTTGTGATTGCCGATAGCAGTGGAAATGCTGATTTGAGTTTTGTATTACCAGACAACCTAACTACATTTAGAGTAATGGTGGCATCTTCTTCCAATGGAAAATTTGGTGCATCCAATTCCGAATTTATTGTCAAAAAGAACCTGGTTCTACAAAAAACGGTCGCAAGGTTCATTCGTGTTGGCGATAGTTTAGAGTTAGGTGGAAGTATTACCAATAACACCAAGAAAAAAGGAAAATTTAAATACAAAATCGATTCAAAATTTTTATCCGAAGACAAAGGTTGGATTTCGATTGAACTTGCTGCCGGTCAAACCAAAGAAGTGCTTAGAACCTTCCAAATTTCCGAATCACAATATATCAAACTGAAACAAAGCCAACCTAAGGAAGATATTCAATTATCGTATCAGATCTCTGTGGAACCGGAAACAGGAGCAGAGTTTGCCGATTTAAAAAAATCAGACCTTAGTGATTCACTCATTGTTACGATGCCTATCAAAGAATTTGATCCAGTAACATCAGTTCAATTTTCGGGATATACAGATTCGGAACACAAAACCCTAATATCTTTTCCGAAAAAAGAATCCATATTACTCAATAAAGGTTCACTCGACATTCGTATGTCGGGAACGGCTCTTACGGCATTAAAATCAGCTTTCGATTTTTATGAATCCAATCCTTACTTTTGTATGGAACAAAGGACTTCTGCTTACTTACTTTCTCTTAGTGCGGGTGAGTTACTCAAAGAATTTCAATACAAAGCGCCCGCAAAAGATTCTTACGATTTCACTCAAATCGAAAAATTGTTTTTAGATGAGATGTCCGAGTTCCAAACCACTGATGGAAGTTTTAGAGTTTGGAAAGGTTATGGTAGAACAGGATATCCGTATTTAACTGCTTATATAACATCCGTGATGCAGATTGGAAAAGAAAAAGGGAAAAGATCCAATCCTAAGGCTTATGATTTAGCCATCCAATACTTACAAAATTATGTAAAAAATCCTACGGAAACCTCTATAAATTCCTATCAAACATTGAGTTTGATCTACTCTGTTCTTTCAAAAGATAAAAAGGACATCCGTTCTTTAGAAAAAACATTGGTCGATCATTTCGAAGAATTGAATTTAAAATCTCGCGGAATTTTTCTTACTGCTTATGCTGAAACACATAAACTCGAATCTTCAGATTCGGATCCCGTGTTTAAAAAATTATTCTCTGAATATTCGAATTTTATAGTTTATGATAAAGAATTATTCACCCTAAAACCTCTGAAAAAAAATACAGATGAATACTATTATTATTCATATTATAGTTCTTCAACGGTTCTTGGAAATTATTTACGATTGTTGCTGAAAGTAGATTCCAAAAATCCAAGGATTGTTGATTTAGTAAAATCGATAATGGTTGACAGGCAAAATCAGTTTTGGTCAGACAGTCATAGTGTCGGAACCATTGCACTTGCTTTGGCGGAATATAGAAATCGTTTCGAATCAACTTCCATAGATACAGAAGGCCAAGCAATCTTTGGAGAAAAAACTTTAATTGATGAGTCTTTTTCTTCTTCCTCAGATTCCATCTATAAAGAAGAAATCACCTTTGACAGGTTATTTGAAGGAAAGGATCCATCGGGTCGGCCATTACTATTCAAACGAACTAGTGCTGAGGGAAGATTGTATTTCCAATCTAGGTTAATGTATGTTCCCGTAAAGGATACCACCACACAAAAGTTTAATGGCCTTGAAATTAGAAAAACTTTATATAGAATCGACGGAAGAAATTCTAATGGAGATCCTATTTTAAAAGAAGTCACAAACCTGGAACGTGGGTCTACCTACCTTGTAAAAGTAAAAATACTCAGTAATTTGGAGCAGGCTTTTGGGATGATTGTGGATCCAATTCCAAGTAATACCGAAATTGTGAACACTTCGTTTTTGACCGAAAAAAAATCAGATGCCGAAGATACGGATGTTACAAATACTTATTACGGCGGATATAAAGAATATAGAGATGATCGTGTTATCTTTTCGGAAGATTACATAAAAAAAGGAGAAACGGAATTTAATTATATTTTGAGACCGGTGGCGAAAGGAAATTCCATTATGCCGGCCTCTAAAACATTTTTGATGTATCATCCTCAGTTTTATGGGAATACCAACACCATCCGAGTGAAAGTGGAGTGA
- a CDS encoding PAS domain-containing protein: MLPSPSLEMQILSAMEEVVFSASFPELEIIYVSPSVETLTGFPIQFFKQEFGAWKRMIHPEDVHIVEEALGSLNETNKFRIRYRILTKDNQIKFVQSQCRLIRDKTGKILRFDGVVTDISELLFLQDFIKNESLDIKQLLLENNILFNGSQDSMFLVEVMDSGDFVIRRINSAYEIATGLTQSIIQGKTPIDLLGEVLGAPVIRNFKNAIKAKSTISYEESIPMPAGTKVWTTALTPIEVDGKFKFIIGASKDITEQKKAEGALKESNERYALILEVSSDGWFDWDLKNDTVIYSRRWWLEFGNDEKPENVQISYWKSLIHPDDQEWVTEFLDNIMHSQRETFEFSFQMKKRKGNYAHVLSRCYIQRDASGNKIRMVGSNSDLTEIKKIEYTLRKAKEMAEAANLAKGNFLANMSHEIRTPLNGIIGFTELLLHASLTDEQKEYLRSIYLSGKSLLSLVNQILDFSKIDSGKMELELISTDLIDLVQSTVDLFQISAASQAILLKLNLDPSLPKFVSLDPLRVRQVLSNLIGNAIKFTHEGEVEVSVKQIKESNGMIDIQFSVKDTGIGIDISSQTKLFDSFSQADTSITRKYGGSGLGLTITSELIQKMNSHLRFESELGKGSTFYFVLSLHINSSGSVSSNLFEEKQTTPDESVIVENNLIRNDILIVEDNDLNKRLLSKMLLKRYPNIQLRYAVDGADAVNQFQKKIPDLIFMDLQMPVMDGYTATVEIRTLEKKLNHRTPIVALTAGAFFSVKDTAMESGMDDFLTKPISSADLYFTIEKWLSSSRM, translated from the coding sequence ATGTTACCTTCTCCTTCATTGGAAATGCAGATTCTCTCCGCAATGGAGGAGGTAGTTTTTTCCGCTAGTTTTCCCGAGTTAGAAATCATTTATGTCAGCCCTTCCGTGGAAACTCTCACCGGGTTCCCCATCCAGTTTTTCAAACAAGAGTTTGGCGCATGGAAAAGAATGATTCATCCCGAGGACGTCCATATAGTGGAAGAGGCACTTGGTTCCTTAAACGAAACAAATAAGTTTCGTATTCGATATCGAATTCTTACTAAAGACAACCAAATCAAATTTGTACAAAGTCAATGTCGACTGATTAGAGATAAAACTGGAAAAATCTTACGATTTGATGGAGTGGTCACAGACATTTCCGAATTACTTTTTTTACAAGATTTTATCAAAAACGAATCTTTAGATATCAAACAACTGTTACTCGAGAATAATATTCTTTTTAACGGAAGTCAAGACTCCATGTTTTTAGTCGAAGTAATGGATTCGGGGGACTTTGTCATTCGTAGAATCAATTCTGCCTATGAAATTGCCACTGGCCTCACTCAATCTATCATTCAAGGAAAAACACCTATCGACCTTTTAGGTGAAGTCTTAGGTGCACCTGTCATTAGAAATTTCAAAAATGCCATAAAAGCAAAATCTACAATTTCCTATGAAGAAAGTATTCCTATGCCAGCAGGAACAAAAGTTTGGACTACTGCGCTCACACCTATCGAAGTTGACGGAAAATTTAAATTTATCATTGGCGCAAGCAAAGATATCACAGAACAAAAAAAAGCCGAAGGTGCTTTAAAAGAGTCAAACGAACGTTATGCTCTAATTTTAGAAGTTAGTTCGGATGGATGGTTTGATTGGGATCTAAAAAACGATACAGTCATTTATTCCAGAAGATGGTGGTTAGAGTTTGGAAACGACGAAAAACCGGAAAACGTCCAAATCAGTTACTGGAAAAGCCTAATCCATCCTGATGACCAAGAGTGGGTAACCGAATTTTTAGATAACATCATGCATTCGCAAAGGGAAACTTTTGAGTTTAGTTTTCAAATGAAAAAAAGAAAAGGAAATTATGCTCATGTATTGTCTAGATGTTATATACAAAGAGATGCCTCCGGTAATAAAATTAGAATGGTTGGTTCTAATTCCGATCTTACCGAAATTAAAAAAATAGAATATACTTTGCGAAAAGCAAAAGAAATGGCAGAAGCAGCAAACTTAGCGAAAGGTAATTTTTTGGCTAATATGAGCCATGAAATTAGAACTCCACTCAATGGAATCATTGGATTCACAGAACTTTTGTTACATGCGTCACTCACTGACGAACAAAAGGAATATTTACGAAGTATTTATCTTTCTGGAAAAAGTTTGTTATCTTTAGTAAATCAAATCCTGGATTTTTCAAAAATTGATTCAGGCAAAATGGAACTGGAGCTTATCAGCACAGATCTTATCGATTTGGTTCAGTCAACGGTAGATCTTTTCCAAATTTCAGCGGCTTCCCAGGCCATTCTTTTAAAACTAAATTTAGATCCATCATTACCAAAGTTTGTTTCCTTAGATCCTTTGCGTGTGAGACAAGTGCTTTCCAATTTAATTGGAAATGCGATTAAGTTTACACACGAAGGGGAAGTGGAAGTTTCCGTAAAACAAATCAAAGAATCAAACGGAATGATCGACATTCAATTCTCTGTAAAGGACACAGGAATCGGAATTGATATCAGTTCACAGACAAAACTTTTTGATTCCTTTTCACAAGCTGATACATCCATTACTAGAAAATATGGAGGTTCCGGACTTGGACTTACCATCACAAGTGAACTCATTCAAAAAATGAATTCTCATTTACGATTTGAAAGTGAACTCGGGAAGGGAAGTACCTTTTATTTTGTATTGTCCTTACATATAAATTCTTCTGGATCTGTATCTTCCAATTTATTTGAAGAAAAACAAACAACACCAGATGAGTCTGTCATTGTTGAAAATAATTTAATCCGAAATGATATATTAATCGTGGAAGATAATGATTTAAACAAAAGATTACTTTCTAAAATGTTATTAAAAAGATATCCCAACATTCAATTGAGATATGCCGTTGATGGAGCCGATGCTGTAAACCAGTTCCAGAAAAAAATCCCAGACCTAATTTTTATGGACTTACAAATGCCAGTGATGGATGGTTATACGGCAACTGTAGAAATCAGAACCTTAGAAAAAAAATTAAATCATAGAACTCCCATTGTCGCCTTGACAGCAGGAGCATTTTTTTCTGTGAAAGATACGGCAATGGAATCGGGAATGGATGACTTCCTGACCAAACCAATTTCCTCTGCCGATCTGTATTTCACCATTGAAAAATGGTTGTCTTCAAGCCGCATGTAG
- the ahpF gene encoding alkyl hydroperoxide reductase subunit F yields MLDESTKEQVKQYFERIKNPVNIRLFSGDHEKRGELVEFLNDIVSLSSMITLENSNDKNDGLRFAIVADGKPTGIEFSGIPMGHEFTSLILAILQSGGNPIKLEEGILSAVSKLKEPLHFETFISLDCHNCPEVVQTLNSFSLVNPSISHNMIDGAMYPELVKEKNIQGVPAVFLNGKRFLSGKAEASVIFDKLLELYSLPESEEENSDLTNPTVVYDVTVIGGGPSGVTAAVYSARKGLNTLVIADRLGGQVKDTLGIENIISIPYTTGPELTNVLSEQLDKNQIRKKENVRVLKIDPGKLKTIHLNTGERIVTKTIILSTGAKWRELGVPGEKEFVGKGVAYCPHCDGPFFKDKDVAVVGGGNSGVEAALDLSGIVKSVTLIEFGDKLNADKVLLDKVAASSNIKTLVKAQTMEIQTNTEKVTGLTYKDRSSEKSETIPLEGVFVQIGLVPNSGFVKDLVATNRFGEILVDEKCKTNVDGIFACGDVTNTPYKQIIIAMGEGAKAAISAFEYLLHAA; encoded by the coding sequence ATGTTAGATGAATCAACAAAGGAACAAGTAAAACAATATTTCGAAAGAATTAAAAACCCGGTAAACATTCGTTTGTTTTCTGGAGATCATGAAAAAAGAGGGGAGTTGGTAGAATTTTTAAACGATATCGTATCACTCAGTTCTATGATCACTTTAGAAAATTCGAACGATAAAAATGATGGTCTTCGATTTGCAATCGTTGCGGATGGAAAACCAACAGGAATTGAATTTTCTGGAATTCCTATGGGCCATGAATTCACTTCTCTCATTCTAGCGATTTTACAGTCAGGTGGAAATCCCATCAAACTAGAAGAAGGGATCTTATCCGCTGTTTCGAAATTAAAGGAACCTTTACATTTTGAAACCTTCATTTCTTTAGATTGCCATAACTGTCCTGAAGTCGTACAAACTCTCAATAGTTTCTCATTGGTAAATCCTTCAATCTCTCATAATATGATTGATGGAGCTATGTATCCTGAACTTGTGAAGGAAAAAAATATCCAAGGGGTTCCGGCTGTTTTTCTAAATGGAAAACGTTTCCTTTCAGGCAAAGCTGAAGCTTCGGTTATCTTTGATAAACTTTTGGAATTGTATTCTCTTCCCGAATCCGAAGAGGAAAATTCTGATTTAACAAATCCTACAGTGGTATATGACGTAACAGTCATTGGTGGTGGACCTTCGGGTGTGACGGCAGCAGTGTATTCAGCAAGAAAAGGTTTGAATACTCTTGTCATAGCAGATCGGTTAGGTGGACAGGTAAAGGATACTCTAGGAATCGAAAACATTATCTCTATTCCCTATACAACTGGACCAGAACTTACGAATGTATTGTCAGAACAGTTAGATAAAAATCAAATTCGTAAAAAAGAAAATGTTCGTGTATTAAAAATTGATCCAGGGAAACTAAAAACCATTCATTTGAATACAGGAGAAAGAATTGTTACAAAAACGATCATTCTTTCTACCGGTGCAAAATGGCGAGAGCTTGGTGTTCCGGGAGAAAAGGAATTTGTGGGAAAAGGCGTTGCGTATTGCCCTCATTGTGATGGTCCATTTTTTAAAGACAAAGATGTGGCTGTGGTTGGCGGTGGTAACTCTGGTGTAGAAGCAGCTCTTGACTTAAGTGGGATTGTAAAATCTGTCACCTTAATTGAGTTTGGCGATAAACTCAATGCAGATAAGGTTTTGCTCGACAAAGTGGCTGCTTCTTCTAATATCAAAACCTTAGTTAAAGCCCAAACGATGGAAATCCAAACCAATACAGAAAAAGTAACAGGTCTTACTTACAAAGATAGGAGTTCGGAAAAGTCAGAAACCATTCCCCTGGAAGGAGTGTTTGTTCAGATCGGACTCGTACCAAACAGTGGTTTTGTGAAAGATTTAGTGGCTACCAACCGATTTGGAGAGATTCTAGTAGATGAAAAATGTAAAACCAATGTGGATGGGATTTTTGCTTGTGGGGATGTGACAAACACACCTTATAAACAAATCATCATTGCGATGGGTGAAGGTGCAAAGGCTGCCATTAGTGCTTTTGAATACCTTCTACATGCGGCTTGA
- the ahpC gene encoding alkyl hydroperoxide reductase subunit C — translation MSNINTQIPDFTTEAFHNGAFKKISKKDVLGKWSVFVFYPADFTFVCPTELGDVADYYEELQKMGVEVYSVSTDTHFVHKAWHEASDTIKKIKFPMLGDASGKITRGFGIMIEEDGQALRGTFVVNPEGVIKTAEIHDLGIGRSAEELVRKVQAAQYVANNDGEVCPAKWKPGNSTLKPGLDLVGKI, via the coding sequence ATGTCCAATATCAACACTCAAATTCCTGACTTCACTACGGAAGCTTTCCATAACGGTGCTTTTAAAAAAATTAGCAAAAAAGACGTTCTCGGAAAATGGTCCGTATTTGTTTTTTATCCTGCAGATTTTACTTTTGTTTGTCCTACGGAACTTGGCGACGTCGCAGACTACTATGAAGAACTTCAAAAAATGGGAGTGGAAGTATACTCTGTTTCCACAGATACACATTTCGTTCATAAAGCATGGCATGAAGCAAGTGACACAATCAAAAAAATAAAATTTCCAATGCTCGGTGATGCTTCCGGCAAAATCACACGTGGATTTGGAATTATGATTGAAGAAGATGGCCAAGCACTTCGAGGAACCTTCGTTGTGAATCCAGAAGGTGTGATCAAAACTGCTGAGATCCATGACTTGGGAATTGGACGTTCTGCTGAGGAACTCGTTCGCAAAGTACAAGCAGCGCAGTATGTTGCAAACAATGACGGTGAAGTTTGTCCTGCAAAATGGAAACCAGGTAATTCCACTTTGAAACCAGGTCTTGACTTGGTAGGAAAAATCTAA
- a CDS encoding hydrogen peroxide-inducible genes activator, with amino-acid sequence MTITQLRYIVALDQFKNFAKAAEHCLVAQPTLSLQVQKVEQELGFELFDRKKNPVITTKLGKAVVEQAKSTLKEADKLFEIAGQWKDEPAGNISIGIIPTVSNYLIPSIYNRLQTEFSKVNFRISELPTLSIIEKLESEEIDLGILATPLKIPNIVEHPLYYEPFVVYYPKDAKEKSSSVSMKHIEKYPLLVLGEEHCFRHQSLKICNRNSLAKIESGSVETLKRMVDMGIGVTLLPKLSVDPSSERIVPFDSPEPAREISLVYKKGFYKTKILKKLTNLIMNVIPKDYHSKEKFKIIGVSLNQD; translated from the coding sequence ATGACCATTACCCAACTTCGATATATTGTTGCATTGGATCAGTTTAAAAATTTTGCAAAAGCCGCCGAACATTGTTTAGTTGCTCAACCTACCTTAAGTTTACAAGTTCAAAAAGTAGAACAGGAACTTGGATTTGAACTTTTTGATCGGAAAAAAAATCCGGTCATTACGACCAAATTGGGGAAAGCCGTAGTGGAACAGGCAAAAAGTACATTGAAGGAAGCGGATAAACTTTTTGAAATTGCCGGTCAATGGAAGGACGAACCTGCGGGAAATATATCCATTGGAATCATTCCCACTGTTAGTAATTATTTAATTCCTTCCATTTACAATCGTTTACAAACCGAATTTTCGAAGGTAAATTTTCGAATTTCTGAACTTCCCACTCTATCCATTATCGAAAAATTGGAATCAGAAGAAATTGATTTAGGAATTCTTGCCACTCCGTTAAAAATTCCAAATATCGTAGAACACCCGCTTTACTACGAGCCCTTTGTTGTTTATTATCCAAAAGATGCAAAAGAAAAATCTAGTTCCGTTTCCATGAAACATATTGAAAAATATCCCTTACTTGTGCTAGGTGAGGAACATTGTTTTCGTCACCAGTCTTTGAAAATTTGTAATCGCAATTCACTAGCAAAAATTGAAAGTGGAAGTGTCGAAACTTTGAAACGAATGGTTGATATGGGGATTGGAGTAACCTTGTTACCAAAGTTATCTGTCGATCCATCTTCCGAACGTATTGTTCCCTTTGATTCTCCCGAACCCGCCAGAGAAATTAGTTTGGTATACAAAAAGGGATTTTATAAAACTAAAATTCTAAAAAAACTAACGAATTTGATTATGAATGTAATTCCTAAAGATTATCATTCGAAGGAAAAATTCAAAATCATTGGAGTGTCACTCAACCAAGATTAA